One Sus scrofa isolate TJ Tabasco breed Duroc chromosome 1, Sscrofa11.1, whole genome shotgun sequence DNA segment encodes these proteins:
- the SLC25A51 gene encoding solute carrier family 25 member 51 isoform X1 yields the protein MMDSEAHEKRPPILTSSKQDISPHIANVSEMKHYLCGCCAAFNNVAITFPIQKVLFRQQLYGIKTRDAVLQLRRDGFRNLYRGILPPLMQKTTTLALMFGLYEDLSCLLRKHSSTPEFATRSMAAVLAGTTEAIFTPLERVQTLLQDHKHHDKFTNTYQAFKALKCHGIREYYRGLVPVLFRNGFSNVLFFGLRGPIKEHLPTATTHSAHLVNDFICGGLLGAMLGILFFPVNVVKTRMQSQIGGEFQSFPKVFQKIWLERDRKLTNLFRGAHLNYHRSLISWGIINATYEFLLKII from the coding sequence ATGATGGATTCAGAAGCTCATGAAAAGAGGCCACCGATCCTAACATCCTCAAAGCAAGATATATCACCACATATTGCAAATGTTAGTGAAATGAAGCATTATTTGTGTGGCTGCTGTGCAGCTTTCAACAATGTAGCAATCACATTTCCCATTCAGAAGGTCCTCTTTCGGCAGCAGCTGTATGGAATCAAAACCCGGGATGCAGTACTTCAGTTGAGGAGGGATGGATTTCGAAACTTGTACCGAGGAATCCTTCCCCCATTAATGCAGAAGACAACTACGCTGGCACTTATGTTTGGTCTCTATGAGGATTTATCTTGCCTCCTCCGTAAGCATAGCAGTACCCCTGAGTTTGCAACCCGTAGCATGGCAGCAGTACTTGCAGGGACAACAGAAGCAATTTTCACTCCATTGGAAAGGGTTCAAACCTTGCTTCAAGACCACAAGCATCATGACAAATTTACAAACACTTATCAGGCTTTCAAAGCACTGAAATGCCATGGAATTAGAGAGTATTATCGAGGCTTGGTTCCTGTTCTTTTTCGTAATGGATTCagcaatgttcttttttttggccttcgcGGTCCCATCAAGGAGCACCTGCCTACGGCGACGACTCACAGTGCTCATTTGGTCAATGATTTTATTTGCGGAGGTCTGCTGGGTGCCATGCTGGGCATCTTGTTTTTTCCAGTTAATGTTGTAAAAACTCGTATGCAGTCTCAGATTGGTGGGGAATTTCAGTCTTTCCCCAAGGTTTTCCAAAAAATCTGGCTGGAACGGGACAGGAAACTGACAAATCTTTTCCGAGGTGCGCATCTGAATTACCATCGCTCCCTCATCTCTTGGGGCATAATTAATGCGACTTACGAGTT
- the SLC25A51 gene encoding solute carrier family 25 member 51 (The RefSeq protein has 1 substitution compared to this genomic sequence) — MMDSEAHEKRPPILTSSKQDISPHIANVSEMKHYLCGCCAAFNNVAITFPIQKVLFRQQLYGIKTRDAVLQLRRDGFRNLYRGILPPLMQKTTTLALMFGLYEDLSCLLRKHSSTPEFATRSMAAVLAGTAEAIFTPLERVQTLLQDHKHHDKFTNTYQAFKALKCHGIREYYRGLVPVLFRNGFSNVLFFGLRGPIKEHLPTATTHSAHLVNDFICGGLLGAMLGILFFPVNVVKTRMQSQIGGEFQSFPKVFQKIWLERDRKLTNLFRGAHLNYHRSLISWGIINATYEFLLKII, encoded by the coding sequence ATGATGGATTCAGAAGCTCATGAAAAGAGGCCACCGATCCTAACATCCTCAAAGCAAGATATATCACCACATATTGCAAATGTTAGTGAAATGAAGCATTATTTGTGTGGCTGCTGTGCAGCTTTCAACAATGTAGCAATCACATTTCCCATTCAGAAGGTCCTCTTTCGGCAGCAGCTGTATGGAATCAAAACCCGGGATGCAGTACTTCAGTTGAGGAGGGATGGATTTCGAAACTTGTACCGAGGAATCCTTCCCCCATTAATGCAGAAGACAACTACGCTGGCACTTATGTTTGGTCTCTATGAGGATTTATCTTGCCTCCTCCGTAAGCATAGCAGTACCCCTGAGTTTGCAACCCGTAGCATGGCAGCAGTACTTGCAGGGACAACAGAAGCAATTTTCACTCCATTGGAAAGGGTTCAAACCTTGCTTCAAGACCACAAGCATCATGACAAATTTACAAACACTTATCAGGCTTTCAAAGCACTGAAATGCCATGGAATTAGAGAGTATTATCGAGGCTTGGTTCCTGTTCTTTTTCGTAATGGATTCagcaatgttcttttttttggccttcgcGGTCCCATCAAGGAGCACCTGCCTACGGCGACGACTCACAGTGCTCATTTGGTCAATGATTTTATTTGCGGAGGTCTGCTGGGTGCCATGCTGGGCATCTTGTTTTTTCCAGTTAATGTTGTAAAAACTCGTATGCAGTCTCAGATTGGTGGGGAATTTCAGTCTTTCCCCAAGGTTTTCCAAAAAATCTGGCTGGAACGGGACAGGAAACTGACAAATCTTTTCCGAGGTGCGCATCTGAATTACCATCGCTCCCTCATCTCTTGGGGCATAATTAATGCGACTTACGAGTT